A genomic window from Bacillus carboniphilus includes:
- a CDS encoding PadR family transcriptional regulator, whose translation MKHKLLPLSETMHYILLALREPLHGYAAMQKIEKISNGTVSLAAGTLYGAIENLNKHGWIEEVGNSGRRKIYMITTEGSDILKMEQERLLHILSLYEGSESNEEV comes from the coding sequence ATGAAACATAAATTATTGCCGCTGTCTGAAACCATGCATTATATTTTATTAGCTCTACGTGAGCCACTTCACGGCTATGCTGCAATGCAAAAGATAGAAAAAATAAGTAATGGTACCGTTAGTTTAGCAGCAGGGACATTATACGGTGCGATTGAAAACTTGAATAAACATGGCTGGATTGAAGAAGTTGGAAATTCAGGTAGAAGAAAGATTTATATGATAACTACAGAAGGAAGTGACATTTTGAAAATGGAACAAGAAAGGTTATTGCATATTCTATCCTTGTATGAAGGAAGTGAATCAAATGAAGAGGTATAA